Proteins from a genomic interval of Acinonyx jubatus isolate Ajub_Pintada_27869175 chromosome B4, VMU_Ajub_asm_v1.0, whole genome shotgun sequence:
- the PTGES3 gene encoding prostaglandin E synthase 3 isoform X2: protein MQPASAKWYDRRDYVFIEFCVEDSKDVNVNFEKSKLTFSCLGGSDNFKHLNEIDLFHCIDPNDSKHKRTDRSILCCLRKGESGQSWPRLTKERAKLNWLSVDFNNWKDWEDDSDEDMSNFDRFSEDSQDSDDEKMPDLE from the exons GCAGCCTGCTTCTGCAAAATGGTACGATCGAAGGGACTACGTCTTCATTGAATTTTGTGTTGAAGACAGTAAAGATGTtaatgtaaattttgaaaaatccaaACTTACATTCAG ttgTCTTGGAGGAAGcgataattttaaacatttaaatgaaattgatCTTTTTCACTGTATTGATCCAAAT gattcCAAGCATAAAAGAACGGACAGATCAATTTTATGTTGTTTACGAAAAGGCGAATCTGGCCAGTCATGGCCaaggttaacaaaagaaagggcaaag CTTAACTGGCTTAGTGTGGACTTCAATAATTGGAAAGACTGGGAGGATGATTCAGATGAAGACATGTCTAATTTTGATCGTTTCTCTGAG GATTCACAAGACAGTGATGATGAAA aaaTGCCAGATCTGGAGTAA
- the PTGES3 gene encoding prostaglandin E synthase 3 isoform X1: MQPASAKWYDRRDYVFIEFCVEDSKDVNVNFEKSKLTFSCLGGSDNFKHLNEIDLFHCIDPNDSKHKRTDRSILCCLRKGESGQSWPRLTKERAKLNWLSVDFNNWKDWEDDSDEDMSNFDRFSEMMNNMGGDEDVDLPEVDGADDDSQDSDDEKMPDLE; encoded by the exons GCAGCCTGCTTCTGCAAAATGGTACGATCGAAGGGACTACGTCTTCATTGAATTTTGTGTTGAAGACAGTAAAGATGTtaatgtaaattttgaaaaatccaaACTTACATTCAG ttgTCTTGGAGGAAGcgataattttaaacatttaaatgaaattgatCTTTTTCACTGTATTGATCCAAAT gattcCAAGCATAAAAGAACGGACAGATCAATTTTATGTTGTTTACGAAAAGGCGAATCTGGCCAGTCATGGCCaaggttaacaaaagaaagggcaaag CTTAACTGGCTTAGTGTGGACTTCAATAATTGGAAAGACTGGGAGGATGATTCAGATGAAGACATGTCTAATTTTGATCGTTTCTCTGAG ATGATGAACAACATGGGTGGTGATGAGGATGTAGATTTACCAGAAGTAGATGGAGCAGATGAT GATTCACAAGACAGTGATGATGAAA aaaTGCCAGATCTGGAGTAA